CTTCAGATCTGTCGCTCCATGCCATTACATTGCAATGCATTCGTACCGAAACCAAACCTTTGCTGTGTGCTTCGTTCAGGTATTCGTCCAGCCATTGTTTGTTAATCTGGTTGGCACGGCTGTACCTGGAAAGCGAAAGCATATTACGCGCCATTTTCTCAAAACGGGCAAGATTGGCAGTATGGTCGTCGATAAAAATGTACTGGTTGTAGATATGGTTGCATGGCAACAACAATCCTATTGGAGCGGCATAGGATAGTAAACAGGAACTCCGGTCAGTCGAAAGTTTTTCATAACGGCTTTCGGTTGATACTTTAGCCGGCAGATCATCCAAATCAGAAAGCGTATGAAGTATCAGCGAGTTGTCGCCGATTTTCATTTCTCCCGGATTTAAACTAAGATCCTGCAGCGTATTATTATGCCCATGGGAAAGTGAAAAATACTTTTCCACTATTCCCTCATGGGCATCTGTCCCGGTAATCTGGTCGGCTGTTAAACGCCTGAGTTTTATAAAATCACTGTCGTTAACGATTTGCTCAAACTGGTTAGCGGCCTCCACAAAACGCAGAACTGTTTCCTTATTTTTTATCTCTTTGGGCACGATAAATCCCCTGCCCAGTGTGCTAAAAGTGCTTTGTTGTTTGCTGCGTTCCTTTGTTGTCTTTGTCAGATATAGATAACAGGTGTGGTTTAAATACGGACGCTCGTTAAAGTGCCGTTCAAACGAAGAACTTAAAAAGCTTAAATCCTGTTGAGGCTTTTCGGTTTTGTAGTTCTCTTTGATGTACCAGTCCTGTTTATGCACGATGGAATAGTCGGGTAAAACCTTTATTGCCTTATTCCATACTGAATGCATGGCTTCGTATTCTTCCGTTGTAACCGTAAATAGCTCTGGGAGCTTTACCTCAAAAGCAATGGTTATATCGGCATCTTTGCTGATAATACATCCCTGCTCCACTGCAAGTAACGGGAACCGACTCTCCAAAGTAGCAGCTTTAAATGTGTTTCTCATACTGCCTCCTTTCTGTTGGTTTTGAACAAACGGGGAATACTTCGGCGGTTGATTATCCGGCGTGGGAAATTATGCCTTGCCTGCAATTTCATTAATCCGTAACGCCCGAATTTTCTATTTAAAGAAAATGTGAGCCAGACAACCACAAATGCAAGAATAAGACCTGTAAAAATACAGGCCCATTGGTTGATACCGGCCAGGTACATTACAATGAAAACCACGAACGTCCCCAGCAGTCCCCCTGCAAAAACAAACAGATACTGGCTTTGCAGGCCTTTAAACTCGGCGGGTTTATTTACCCCTTTATTAATGGAATATATCGCCATAGTTTACAGAAAGAAGGAACGTAAAATAGTGGCGGCAACAATCAGGAAAATACAGGCACCAAACCAGGCGGCTGCAGTTTTTCCGGTATCGGGATCGCCACTTGAAAATTTACTATACACTTTTACGCCACCAATCAGTCCCACAATGGCACCGATGGCATAAATCAGTTTTGTTGCCGGATCGAAATAAGAGGTAACCATATTGGTGGCTTCGGTGATTCCGGCCGAGCCATCGCCCTGGGCAAAGATGGCAGTTGCCAGAAAGGTGAAGAATAAGGTGATGAATATTTTATATGAATTGATTTGTTTCATAGCATTTTGATTTTGCTCCCCGGTCCCCCGGACCAGAGACTGTTTTACTTTGATTTTTTGAATGATGTGTAGTGAATTCCACTCTGGGATTGATCAAATTCTACCCGTAATCTTTTTCTTTCATGAGCATACCATTTAGTTCGTATTCAGACAGCAGTTTTGCTGCATTTGAACCAAATGTATGGGCTTAAAAGCTGGGGGAAATAAAGTTGGATGTAAGTGGTTGTTTGTGGCTGTGTTTGGCGTTGCTTATGATTATCAGGAATATTTCTATAAGATATATTTTTCAAAGATTTTCGCAAATTCTATTTACAATTTGCATACTAACATAAGTTGAGTATTTTTAAAGAGAAATTGATGAATTAAGGCAGGTCAAAGTTTATAATAATTATAATAAAATGTTCATCCTCACCGACTTTATAAATCAAGAAACATAGCATATTATGCAAATTAAGACTTCGATCATACTATGTACTATAAAACCTTTTAGTAAAGCAGATATTTCTAAAATTTATAGAGTACTAAAACAATTTCCATATTCTGATGAACTTGGTTTTGGTTTTAAAGACATTGATATTAATAGTTCTTATTTAGTTGCAAAACTATTAAAGCGTACCCCATCATATTTATATAGATATGATGTATCCAGTAATCAAGTCTATAAAGAAAATATTGTTCATATATCAGAAACTGAATTTTTATTGGATTGCGATTTTGGAACCCTTGAAATAATCAGTTCACAAAAGGATGCAAATAAATTGAGAAGTGTACTCCGAAATATACTAGGTTCCGAGTACAGTATTAATAATTATGTATTTAAAGCATCTGACATAGTACCTATCATGGAAAAAGGCCACGGACATTTAATAATAACGAAAATGAAAATTTCTAATTTTCAATACGATAAAAATGTCTCAGGTACTTTTTACACTGTACTCAATAGTAATCGAAGAGCAATAGAATTAATTAACAAGTATAAAACTGATATAAACAAAATTACATTTGAAGTTGACTTTGAAGATCATTCGAAATCAGAATTTTCACTAAGCGATTTTGGAGGCTTAACATTAAAATGTGAAGAGAACAAACTCGATTCAAATTTACAATTTATTAAAACATCCTTTTTAAATTCATAAAACTAATGGCAGAAGACCAAGGAGTAAATGGAGATATTTGGAATAATGAAGCAACAATTCTTCTTCGGAAATTAGGATGGGAATTAGTTGCTGATAAAAATATTGATATTCCTGATATTGAAAACAAAGAAAGAGGCGTTGATGCTCTTTTTCAATATGAGAATCCAACAACCAATGGATTTCAAGGCATTCTTCTCGAAGCAAAGCATTACAAACTATCTAGTTATTCAAGAAGTAAATTAGAAAAATGGATTTGTGACCTTTATGATAAAATAGTAAATCTTAGAAACTCTGACGAATTGTATGAGTTATTTCCGAAGATGGAGAATACGATTCTTCGAAATGGATTAATTGTTATTTGGTTTTCAGATTATGAGACAGATCCAACTATTACAGAGAAATTAAAAAAAGACCTAACGTCCATCGATTTTCAAAAGAATGGAAGAGGTGTCACGATACCTAATCGTATTTTTATAATGTCTAATGAAGATATTTTACGACTAACTTCGGTTGTCGATAAAATACATTCATTTAGACTAAAAGATCCTACCTGTATTTTTGAATTTCACTATCCATTTTTAGGTAAAGGTGCAGCAAACTCAACTAAAATATTGTCTTTGGAAAGTATGTTCTCTAAATTTATATATGCGGAAATTCGTGATAAGAATCGGGTATTAAATAAACAAGTAGTTTTTTATTTTGGCAATACTGATTTTAAGAGTATGCAGTTATTAAAAAATGCTTTGCTGCAACATATTGCTCAAACAGGCAATAAACTTGCGATATATAACTATCACAGAAACATACAGGAGTTCCGCAAAATAAAAGACTCAATTATAAATGAATTCAAAAATGATCGAATAGATGTTGAGTTTTTGTCAATGTCACTAAATAAAGGACTACCTGACTGGATACTCGATCATAATCTCGAATAATATGGAAAAATACAAACATCCCGAACCATACGAATTGGAAGAGGTTTTCGCCAACTTTTCTTCTACAACCTTTGTAAGAAATTTCGCAAAAGAAAAAGGTATTTTTATGCCTAATGCACCGAAAGCAGTTCTTGCTAAGGAGTTATCTTTTTTCTTTTTTGACAAAGACGACATTTCACGAATACATAATGAAGCTTATCAGAAAAATTACAAAAACACATTAGCAGGATTTATTGTGAATAACACAGAATCTGATTTTGAACTTATAAACTCAGTTGAAGCCCTAATCAGTGATGGTGCTGCAAAAGACATGACAATAGTCACACCTAGATTAATTTCTAAGAGAAATGAACCAGAAATATACAAGTCTAGTATTACGTATAATAGAAGACGCCTTGGCAGAATGGAGTTTTTGCAAAGTGAGAATACGGAATTCGATTTTTATATTAAGAAAAAAAATGACGAATGGTTAATTGAGGTTGACAGCAAAAGATCGAAGGATCCATCTATTATAAGGGATTTGCTGGGCAAGCATTTAAGAAGAAAGATCGAAATTGAAGAGATTAGGGATATGCTGACAACAGAAAAAACAATTTTATTTTTCGATGCTCTAGCCAAACAAGGAATGAATACCAATATTTGGGAATTTTCTGATGTAGTTCAATTAAGCTTTAAAAAAGATAAGGATCAGGAGACAGATGAAGACCCTGATAGTGAAGCTAATGAAGCGGAGCTTGCTGGCATCAGTAAAGCAATCCTAGATGGTAAAAATTTAAGAGAAAACAAATTTGTTAAAGACTCAGAAAATGAAGGTTATAGATTTACGGCAATGACATATGAATTTAGGTCTAAAAAAGAAAATTCGAGCATTCAAGTAAAAGCAGAATTTAAAGGCAATCCTAAAGTATTTGAAGTAAGCATACCTCTTTATGGAAATTGGGCTGGTTTAAAGGGAACTTTCTTTCCCTCCACATTATCAAATAATGAGGATTTAAATTTTAGATCAGAATTTTGGAATAATGCAAAAGACATATACTTCAAATTAAAAGATGCATATTAATAATTTATACCTCCAAATATGAAAACTGTAATATAAAAAAAAACGTCTATGTTCATGGGGTTTTGAGATTAACACAAAAGAATTTACTTTAGGGAGCAACGACTTAATTTAAGTAATATACTCCCCAATATCAAATCCACTTATTCCATCCTCATAAATGAGAATATCATTTCGTCCTAAACTCCCCAAATGCAAATCAATTAAACCGGAGATACGTTTTTGATAGCTTTCGGAGGTTGCTGCCAATTGTTCAACCCAATCGGTATTTTCATTTTCATAGAGCAGTTTCCCCGTTTGGGATGGTCTTTCCGGGTGCTCATTTTCAACCTCGGTAACTACCTCCATCATTTCTTCAAAAGTTATATCTACCGAAGAACCGTTGGCAATGCCAAGTTCTTCCAATTCTTCATCGAGCTCAACATCCTCATAATCCAGAGCAACTTCAATATCTAGCTTACCTGTGGAATTTGAATGGGATTGACTCTTTCTGTCCGTATTCAAAACGAAGGTGCTTTTTCCGATTATTCCACTTTCATCCGATAAATTACTTTTTCTTTCGCCATTGGCGACAGGAGCAGAAAAACGCCTCCAATATTGGAAGAAAATACTTAGCAGAATAATTATCCCAACGATTACAACAAATTCAATCATAACTTCCGGTTTGG
This is a stretch of genomic DNA from uncultured Draconibacterium sp.. It encodes these proteins:
- a CDS encoding DUF4134 domain-containing protein; the protein is MKQINSYKIFITLFFTFLATAIFAQGDGSAGITEATNMVTSYFDPATKLIYAIGAIVGLIGGVKVYSKFSSGDPDTGKTAAAWFGACIFLIVAATILRSFFL
- a CDS encoding TraG family conjugative transposon ATPase, which codes for MRNTFKAATLESRFPLLAVEQGCIISKDADITIAFEVKLPELFTVTTEEYEAMHSVWNKAIKVLPDYSIVHKQDWYIKENYKTEKPQQDLSFLSSSFERHFNERPYLNHTCYLYLTKTTKERSKQQSTFSTLGRGFIVPKEIKNKETVLRFVEAANQFEQIVNDSDFIKLRRLTADQITGTDAHEGIVEKYFSLSHGHNNTLQDLSLNPGEMKIGDNSLILHTLSDLDDLPAKVSTESRYEKLSTDRSSCLLSYAAPIGLLLPCNHIYNQYIFIDDHTANLARFEKMARNMLSLSRYSRANQINKQWLDEYLNEAHSKGLVSVRMHCNVMAWSDRSE
- a CDS encoding DUF4133 domain-containing protein, with the protein product MAIYSINKGVNKPAEFKGLQSQYLFVFAGGLLGTFVVFIVMYLAGINQWACIFTGLILAFVVVWLTFSLNRKFGRYGLMKLQARHNFPRRIINRRSIPRLFKTNRKEAV